Below is a window of Electrophorus electricus isolate fEleEle1 chromosome 12, fEleEle1.pri, whole genome shotgun sequence DNA.
ACTACTGCAGGCTACATAGTTGGGCATCTTATccaacagctgtttttcttgaAAATTCATTAGTTAAAAGAGatcttgttgtttttatatatatgtgtgtgtgtttgtgtttttgttcaaattaatGTATAAAAAATTCAAACTAATAAAGTGCTAATGCGTGTCATGTCAGAGATCGTATGACGATAAGGCTGTCAAGACTTTCCTCCGCGCTAGATGGCGATATAAAATGTGCTCCGCAGTGTTCATCCCCTTGAAATCTTGctagttttttttctgcaaggTTTATCGTAGCCCGCCAAATTCTTCTGGCAGTGCAATGGCATCGCGTGCTAAAGCAGGTATTCtgggaaaacattttattgttatacTAAGTGTGTATAAGGTTATTTCCAAGCATTGCTTAATATTCTAAGGTATCcttttttgcagtgttatgtaATTTTAAACATAGAATTTACTGTTTCGATAACCTAGCCAGCCAGTCAAAAGTGTCcagttatttctttttaaataaaggtaaCCTGGTTAGTTTACTAGCTAGAGTTCCCCTCGTTTCACAGTAGACGGATATTTATCCAGCTAGGTTAGGTTATTTATCTAGCTAGTAAAGTGATTTAAAACCTTCAAAGCTGCACCGTTTGATCCCGAGGCTGAGCGGGACGAATGAAGGGAATAAAATATTTAGCGGGCTATCGCCCTTCGTGAGGTTGTTGAAATACCTACAACATGAAGGGAATATGAAAAAGTGCAGTATTGAAAGGTTTAACGACACAGGCCGCATATATACGGCCTATGTATTGACTTAAGCACTTCTATTTTACCGCCACTGGCTATTGCTGtcttttacacatttttgtcttacacaaaatcctttttttcaaTTGCAGTCCTTCACTGCGTAGTTTATTACTGCTCGCCTGCGTTGTAGCTGAGAATAATACAATCGATTAATACACTGATTTCATACAATCtagaggttttgttttgttgtttttgcttggtTGGTATTCTCTTACCAGGCTTCATGTTTAATGTACGTACAGGTCGTGGGTCGAAACGCACGGTAGACCCGGTGGCAGAGCCTGAGACAGTGACCAAGAAGTATAAAGCAGATGAACGAGCAGAGGATGATCTTGGTCAAAGAGTGATCATTGAACACTGGTGAGAACAGTCAGAACACAATCAAAACAATCTGTTTTCCCTCTTTTAAAAATTAAGGTCCACTGATATTGGTTTTTCAAGTATGTTAAATGGCAGTTAAGGAATAATAGAATTGTCAGTCGGTATTCACCTTCTTGATGCGATACGTGTTTTGGCTCAGTAAAAGCTGACGCGTGTACGGGCGGAATGCTGACACAGTGCGTGAGGCTCTCGTGCTAGCGCGACCTGGACTGCGTGTGCTGCTCAATCCACATAAACCTCGGCGGAACAGCTTTGAGATCACGCTGGTGGAGGGAGGCAAAGGTAAGTTCAGGCACACAGCAATAGCTGTGTCTGAAATGGCCTAGTTCAGTatgatggtttttgtttttgttttatttttttaattaaaaaaaaattaattatttttattgggGCATTGATGCTGCAAAAATGTCATATTAAATTCTCCAGAAATGCCAGTGTGATGGATActaaacatttcacattaataAGGAGTGTATTGTTTGATATTGGACAGCCTGTCTTTTGTAGTTCAGTGCATGCTTTTTAGTTGTGAAGTGCTCCataaatgtttagtgttttaatgtttgagTTTTAGGAAGCTGATTGTCCCCACCTCTCCTACTATGTTACACCACTTTTTAATAACTCTTGGGTTCAGTTTTACTTAATAGGATATAGTATGCAGGCTTAGATAAGAGtaaccttttcctttttttctccttggcAGAGACTGTGCTGTGGACTGGCATCAAGAAGGGTCCCCCCCGGAAACTAAAGTTTCCAGATCCTGCTGAGGTTGTGAATGCCTTGGAGGATGCCCTGAACAGCAAGTAGAGGTTGTGAGGagacaggtgagtgtgtgtctgtgtgtgttcaaaatgtTAATTGCATAGTCTGAGAATTTCTCTAAAACTTGTCAGCTGTAGCCAGAATGCACAGGAACAAATGCATATCACCCTTTAAGAGGAAAATTTTGTAATGGAACAAATGCATATCACCAtttaacagaaaacaaccatattttatattttgttcttGATTTTAACATATTAAAACTGATTTTCAGTCAGTCATCTTTGGGTCCTTGGATGCATAATGATGAGGATGGTCCAAATGGTCAACTTCAAGTCCATTCTCTGATGACTTTGGGTATCCTGACCTGGATTATTACAGCCTCCTTGTGGTCTCAAGAGTTCTCTTTTGAGTTTATACTTTGCGTTTATACAgttgttctgtctctgcttcgTTTATCTATGGCTTTACTATTACATGTGTTTTGAGCAGCCTTGATAATGAATTGTTTAGGAATGTTCTGTATGTATTGTGTACATTCAAGAATTGCACGGTCTGGGTTACAAACATTTAGTTTCCTGTCAATTAGAACTGTTCTATGTTCAATAAAATGAAGCTtctgtatttgcatttttaatttgtctttaGCTGTGGTACTAAGTATACGTTTTGCACGTATTAGTATGGCTTTCTGACGAGGTTTCACGTCTCATCGGCATGTTATGATGACGTCATTACTACGAGACGAAGTTGCCTGTCCAGTGGTGGGTGATTTAAAGCGGGGCCACGTTTGGAGTGCTTAAAGTAAGCCGTATTAGATTACCCATATTACACCtaagatttaaaaatatgtaattgcTAAATAACGCGTTGCAATTGTTCCACGGAGGATAACATCCATAGCCATAGCTCACACTAAGTTAGCTAGTTTGCCAATTATATTGAAGGCACTTGGTCAGTAGAACTAACGTTAACTGCCTAGCTACAAGTTCACAATTAACTATATAGTCACATTTGATAGATATTACACATTAGTATTGGTTAAGTAACGTTACCACTCTTTACAGAATAGTAGCTAACTATAACAGCGCTTCGAGTTCAAATGTAGGGTGAGTAATCGTAAATTGGTGGAACAAATAGCTAATTAAGATAGCTAGTTGGCCAGAATTAGCGTTAGTTAAAAAGTCGTACTTCTTAATATTGCATGTGATAACGATATTTTGTTTACCGTCACTTATAGTTATGACCACAGAAGTGCCCGAGAAGTCGGGCGAGGAAAGTCTGAGCTCTGGGGGAGGCGTAGGGAGCGCAGGGACGCGTTTCGATTTGGATAAGGAAACCGAACTGCGCTTCGAGGTGGAGGCTGGAGAGCGAGTCCAGCTGGAGCTCCTGTCTGGTTTGGCCGAGGTGTTCGGCTCAGAACTGAACAGAAACAAGAAGTATACGTTCGGGCCAGGCTCCAAGATCGCCGTGTTTACATGGCAGGGATGCAGTTTGTCGCTCATGGGCAAAACAGAGGTGGGGATGTCACGAAGACCTTGCTAACGGCATCAGTGACGATATGCTTGATAAAAACGGCGTGCAGTCAAACACGTAAATATAATTAATGATTCTGACTGTCTATAGGTTGCGTATGTCTCCAAAGAAACACCTATGCTGCTCTATCTGAACGCACATGCTGCTCTAGAGCAAATGAGACGACAAGCTGAGAGAGATAATGAAAGAGGGCCACGGGTGTGTCACCACTGCCATACACACGTCTCAGTTACATTCTTTACTTGTATGCCATGTTACGTAGCAGGTGTATAGTGACAGTCTTGTTATAgctgtgcatttgttttgtatttgtgcaGGTCATGGTGGTAGGCCCAACTGATGTAGGGAAGACCACTGTGTGTCGGCTGCTGTTGAACTATGCAGTGAGGCTGGGCAGAAGGCCCACGTTGGTGGAGCTGGATGTTGGCCAAAGCAGCGTAAGAGAATATGATCTGCAAACTCCTAGCCACTCTGTTACCAATCttgattttgacattttatgcacttggcagatgctcttatccagagcaacttccAGTTTTCAGTAATTTtagggtagtggtagctcagtagttaaagTACTGGACTAGAAATAAGAAGGTTGTCGTTTCAACCCCACcagtgccaagttgccactgttgggaccctaagcaaggcccttaacccttaattgctcaagatgtattcagtcataattgtaagtcgctttggataaaagtggaAGCTAAACTCTGTTGATGTACACGTCTTTGTGCTGCTTCACTAGTGTTAAAGAATCTGAGTTTTGGTTTACCCCTTGGACTGTTGCttgtgtatattgtgtttattaCTCTTTGTGTAGCTTTGTCTGTAGTCTGCTTCATTTTGTGTTCATTATTGTATATTAGTCACACCAGCTGTAGGGTTGGTAACCAATTTTTGGTGGGTATGGATCTTTGTATATGTGCTTTGTGGTTAGTAAGAGAGTTATGAAAAAGATTGTATTGTTTTTTCTGTTGGGCCAGGTAAGATTCACTTcagattgtttgttttcagaattGGCTGACCTGACCTCTGTACTGTTTTGCAATATACCCATCTACATATGCCATTCTTTGTCTCTGTTCATGTTTATTATTGGTTTATCCCATATACTTCAACTGTTTACAAATGTACCCATCCACCACTACCACTTTTTGCTGCGGCTCAACCTGTACGGGGTCGTAACAATgacaaggtttttttgtttttgtatattttttattgcaaTGTGTTCAGGTGTCTGTTCCTGGGACTATGTCAGCGCTGTGCATTGAGCGCCCGGCAGATGTAGAGGAAGGCTTCTCTGTGCAGGCTCCCCTGGTCTTTCATTTTGGCTCCACGACACCAGGGACCAACATCAAACTCTAtaataaggtttaaaaaaaaaacaaaaaaaaaaacacttgacACCCTTTGACGCATCAGTGCTTCACAGTTCTTTTACCTatatggcaaaaataatttctggtTATTTAATAGAAAGATTAAATTATAGGATAAGGTTTGAGTGTCAATTACACCAAATGCTCAGCATAAAGTGGAACATCTGGTGTATATTAAAACTGAAGACATTTATAACAGTAATATTACATACCAACTAGAGCAAGAGAAtgatttaagaaaataatatattccCCAAGTTAGGCCAGTAGAGGTAACATTTGTGGAAATGCATTGTTCTTTAATACCCTTTCCTGCTGCTCTGTTTGCATGCATAGCTGACGTCCTGTCTTGCGGAGGTATTCTCCCAGCGCTGTGAGGTGAACCGCAGGGCTAGCGTGGGAGGCTGCATCATCAACACCTGCGGCTGGGTGAAGGGCTCGGGCTACCAGGCACTGGTCCACTGTGCCTCGGCCTTCCAGGTGGATGTGGTGCTGGTGCTTGACCAGGAGCGCCTCTACAATGAGCTGAAGCGTGACCTGCCTCATTTTGTGCGCGTCGTCCTTCTGCCCAAGTCGGGTGGCGTGGTAGAGCGATCCAAGGACTGCCGGCGCGAGACACGCGATGAGAAAATCCGAGAGTACTTCTACGGCTTTCGTGGTGCCTCCTTCTATCCACATGCCTTTGACGTGCGTTTCTCGGATGTGCGCATCTATAAGATCGGCGCGCCCTCCATCCCGGACTCGTGCCTACCACTGGGCATGTCTCAGGACGACACGCAGCTGAAGCTGGTGCCTGTTAGTCCTGGGCGGGACCTGACGCACCACGTACTCAGTGTCAGCTGTGCGGAGGATGAGGGTGATGGGCCACGCAGCAGGGGCATCCTGGAGAGCCCCGTGTGCGGGTTTATTGTGGTCACGGCCGTGGACACTCAGGCTCAGGTGATGACTGTCCTCTCCCCAGCACCCAGGCCGCTTCCTCGGCACACCCTGCTCATCATGGACATTCGATTCATTGACCTCAAATAGAGGATTGAAGAGAAGGGTGGGTGGATGTTTGGTGAAAATGGGTAAATGTGGGAAAAAAAGGACTGGGTCCACATGAGGTCATGTCAGTTTAAACCAACAAGTAAGCAAATGGAGATGTCTGCACTTGATTTCCCTCAAGCAGGATACATTTGCTTtctttaaatttgtattttaactAATTTTgtagaaatattattttgaaacaaattgATATTTGCAGTGTCcttacacaaaataaacagtttGACGTTGTTTGAGGTTATTTGACAATAGTAATTTGtagttaatgttttgttttgttaaatgttacaagcgtaaatataattttatatactGTTAGAAATTAACCCCCTCTTTTAAACTGAAGTGTTTGGAAATTATAATGCAGGTCAGATTGGAATATAGCTAAATATGTGAATCGAAATCAAGTTATCGGTCATAGCTAGTAACCTAGGGTACTCTGGAAGTCTTATTATGGTTTGACTGGACTTTTTCCTAATTTGTTCAGACACAGTATTTAAGTACTATGCGACAAACTTTCAGTGCCTGTAACAGCAACGGTGAGGAATCATTCAGCGGTATCTGAATAAATGTTACAGAATGCGGCATAAATTAGCGGATGTCTTGTTGGTACGGCTAATGTTCGCTCGCTAGCATCTACGATAAACTaccttaaatattttaatgttggGATAAGCGGAAGAAAgtcactgcactgcagtgcaTCCACATCTTCATGGCTAGTTGTCTATTTTTAGCTTTCATGAATGAGCACAACGAGAGGATTTAAACGTCCATGCCTCTTCCTCGTATCCATCTAATACAAGACTCAAGCTGGCCTAGCTGCCTTCACACTAGCTTCGAGCTGGTGACCCGATGGACACACACGCCAAATCAACGCACGACACCTTGAAGGTAATATTCTCAAGCTTAGTGTTAACCATATCGACACTTTATTGCTCTttccaaacaaacagaaaactacaAGAATAAAAACAGGCAATCaaactagctagatagctattTAGCAGTTAGTAATTTTTGAATTGTAAGCGAGCGAGCTAGTTTTTTAGGAAGGCCGTTTTTTTGACGTGCTTTGACAAACTTTTCAGGTATATGAAGCTCCCAAGATCAGTAGCGTTATTTGACGAAgtctaactagctaacctagctggcCAGCTAGCATAGCTAATCTTTATAGAGTTTTGCTGAAGTTAAGAGACTCCGGGACGGTAAATTATGGgaactgtttattttatagaaattAGATCACTGTAATTGAACGTTACCTAATGTTATAGGAAATTATTCGCGTAAcgtagctatctagctaacaaTCATAATTTGCTTTTGTAGTTAGCAGTTAGTTAACCAGGAATTCAACTAAGGTAGCTAGCAAGCCTAACTCTAGCTACTTGGATTATACTGTAAGATTCCATGTCTGTGGGTAGTCTGTTGAGCTCTTAATTCTCGACCTGacacctttctctttcttctgttttttaaacatacatttgtCCTTGTACCGTTAGCTAACCTTAACtacttaactagctagctacatggTTATCTACACTACACCAAGAAGACTTGAGATTTTCTCATAGCAATTTGTCAGTCCTTGCGGTATTACATATAATTGAGGTTCATTATCATAATTGAAAACGATTATGTCGCTAGTCAAAAGAGATACTTTTGTGTTCAACGTGCTAGTGTCAATGATTGACAGACTTTCATTCACAACCACCTGAGAACtaaacagtgagtgagtgaatgacagaaagaaCTGTCATGTttgagttttgtgttttttaaaattatttatttatttatttatttctgagtGACTGAAGGACATATTTTAGTGATCCCTGTGACAGCAAAATTGAAGGAATAGTGCAGCTAATTAGGAAGGGCCACAGAGGTGAAAAAAGACATTCACAGAGataagagaatggagagagTTGATAGGCACACCCTTTTCCTGGTGAGTCAGATGTGACAACAGGAAGAAGAGGAATGATCAAGTTTCAGCATGTTTTGTACACACATTGCTGCGAAGGTTGTGTGATCTTACAATTTCTCATGTGTTGTGGAATGTTTCTGCCCACATTTGAGCACCCAGTGCTGTTTTGGagtaaaacaaatgtacaccTAGACAGTGTCTTTTCATTTTGATAATGTAGTGCAGAGATGAAGTcagtcaataaatgttttgatcaGTTGATGCCTTAGTGTCTTCTAATGTGCaattttctctccttctccaagGTACAACTTCTTGGCTGCTGGTAGGACATTGAGAGGGAAAAGAAGACGTTCAAGAGGTGCACAGTTGTTTGATATCTGTCTGCTTCAAACAGCAATGGACTTGATGAGCTGTAATAAAGgactaaaatgtttttggttgATATTTCACCTGGATGCTGCAACACACAAGCTCAACACGATGGACACACGCACAGGCGTGGGAGTTGTGTGTGGACACATAGCCCTCTGAAGGACCTCTCTGCTGGACCTAAACATACTCATGTGGATACAGAAAAACCCAAGTACTCTTGCAGTTGTTACCTGGGAAATACTCAAGTACTCGTTCaatttttaccttttttcccccttaatttTCATGAACGAGTTAAGTTTTTGCTCTAAGCGCTGAACATTCTGATCACTGTTGGCGTGAAACATGAGCTCTCATTTAGGCCAGAAGTTCGCAAGTGCGCCATTTTGTTCTTAATCTTTGTAATTAAAATCTTTTATTAGACAGGCAGTCTGTCCCTGTGGGTATCGGGACTAGTCCTGAAGAAACTGTGGCAGAGTTTCTTTACATTGTTTCTATcgtttcattttctgtttgcttcaTTATTTTTGTATACCCTTCAAGTGCcacttgtctttttctttccgACTTCTCTATGTTGACTCATTCACTCATGTTCACTTGAAGTTTGGGTACTTTGAAACATGTGCGTTGTGGCTCAGTAGGAGTACTGCAAGTTAGCTAACTGGGCTTCCTGCATCACCTACTgcctctgctgctgtttttcttttgtctctttccCTGTCCCTAAAACATGGGGCTTATTGGCAATTTGCACTGAAAAGCTTGGCTTTCACTTGAATTTTCCTTTCTTGACCAAACATtgtcacactcacatacatttatttttgatggatctatagatattttgttttgtatatattattagtttttatatatatatatacacacacacacgcatgtatgtCATTTAATATACATAAGCACGTGCACTATGTTGGGCAAACTCTGGCTGAAATTGTTTCTTGAGTTTAAAGACCTTTTGTTTGTGagttaattatatttatacaaCTAAGATACCAGTTTCCTTTTTCCGCCCTGTTGTGACACGGGAGATTGCTGTACTTTTACAATGACAACGCCTTCCTCCTGGAGCTCAGTTGAAGGACAGAGGTTCTCTCTCTGACCTTTCCACCCATTTGTACTTTCCTGACTACTCTCCAATGCCAGCAGGTATTAGCATGGGTGGGGCTCTTGGAGACCCCTCCCCTTCCCGCCCATTCCGTCCCAGTCGCTATGTGCCTGTCTCTGCAGCAACAACCTTCCTTGTTGGGTCCACAACACTCTTCCTCTGCTTCACGTGAGGCTCAAATGTTTACACTCATACAAAGCATTTTATCTTGACTCGTTCTCATGAGAAGTGTGACGTGAgagtgtctttctctctgtagctGTCCATGGCTAGCCGAGCGTTTCTCTTCCTCCATTCCTCTATACAACATTGTGGTCTTCCTCTTCACACTGGCCAACTTTTGCATGGCCACTTTTATGGACCCTGGAGTCTTTCCCAGAGGTAAACACTGTATCTCTGTCAAAACAAGAAGAGCTTTCCCACTTCAGCCACAAAGATCCACAACACTGTACAGTTTTGCGTTAGGAAATGGGAATCGCACCTGATTCAACTCCATTAAGGGTTTGATTACTGATCAATTAAGTGAGTAGGTAGAGCAGTGAATTcactaaactgtacagtgcTGTGATAATTCATGTTTACAGACACTCTGATCTaaacactgttctttattatttttgtgcattattCTTATTGATATTAGTTTAACACgtgtaactgtgtgtttgtttaatgcagctgaggaagatgaggataAGGAGGATGATTTCCGGGCTCCGCTCTATAAGACGGTTGAGGTGAGGGGGATTCAGGTGCGCATGAAATGGTGCTCCACCTGCCGCTTTTACAGACCTCCCCGATGCTCACACTGCTCCGTGTGTGACAACTGTGTGGAggtacacaaatgcatacatagacacacttacacacacacagatacacccatTCAGTTTTTGTCTGTTCCCTTCAAATTGCTATATACTGGGTTGATATCTGTGTTCCCCTGTGCCTGCTGTGATGCTGTGCAGGAATTTGATCATCACTGTCCATGGGTGAACAACTGCATTGGCAGGCGGAACTACCGctatttcttcctcttcctgttgtCCCTCACCACTCACATAATGGGAGTGTTTGGATTCAGCCTGGTCTTCGTCCTCAACAACACTACACAGCTCAACGAAGTCCACTCGGGAGTTACGTATCCTTTGAACGCTATCATAACATTTGAAAGTTGTTACTGCAGCACCAGGTTATAGAGCCAGTACAATTGGTTAgcactttttatttaatttttaaatgtatgctgAAAGTTACTACAGGCACAGGTGCCATTTACTGAATTCTGTCGGAGCAGGCTGTTTTTGCTCTGTGCCCATCACATTTACTGAGCTTTTTCCCCTCGAATACACCTAAAAGCTCCTTGATTGTCCTTTTCACTGCGAACATTCAGCTCCCTGCATGGACAACATAAGTGGCATTTACTTTGCGTTTTCAACAAATATTTAGTTTCTGCCAACTTAGCCTAACATTGTTTTGGTAATGATCATCTAGTTCAGACTTCCCAAACATTTTGACATAAAACGTTAGATGTATACCAAATAAAGCTGTCAGAAACAGTATTCTAAAATCTGTCCTGAACGCTTACCTCAGTATGGCAGTCATGTGTGTAGCTGGTCTGTTTTTCATCCCAGTAGCAGGCCTAACTGGCTTCCACATTGTACTGGTGGCCCGGGGGAGGACTACCAATGAACAGGTGCGTATCTGTTAGAAGAGTTGCAGTAAGGGTTACAGTTTGTTGACATTTGAAATTATCTAAATTCTTTCTCTCCTCATCCTTTGTTTATCTCCAGGTTACAGGGAAGTTCAGAGGCGGAGTTAACCCCTTTACACATGGATGCTGCAAAAATGTGTCTCATGTGCTCTGCAGCTCCCAGGCCCCCAGGTTTAAACTACAGCTTTTTTGCAGTCACCATATAGACTGTAGGGAGCTCTGCATAATCCTGACCTAgtggtccgtgtgtgtgtgagtgtaggtacaTGGGACGGTTGCGATACACTCAGACCCTTCAGGTCCAGCCTCCATTTCTGCGGCCTCCACTCTCAGAAACACAGCTTGCTGCTAAAGTCCTGGACAATGGAATCCAGCAggtaaacacattcacacacatgcactgccacacacacatacatacgtttgttttgcctgtttgttttgtcttgtcagGCTGAACCTATTGAAGTCCACAATTCCTCTGTCTTAGGCTACATTCACACCAAGGTGATATGACTAAAATCTGATTTTTAGTCATAATGTGTCACAGATCTGTTTTTTTTAGGCCTGTATGAACACAAATATgatcttttcaaatcagatttgattCACTTTCGTATGTGGTCCTAGATGGGGTATATATCTGATTGAGGCTATGCAGCATGAATGAGAATAATCAGAATCAGATCAGAATCTCTGTGCTTAGTGCTGCATTGTCAGCCAGCACCGGCTGTTCAGCAAAACAACAATGGTGGAGAGCAACAGCAGTGAATCCAGTAgctgtgaaaacagaaaaaactaGCCACCTAGACTTTTTTCACATTCTCAACCTGATCATGCACAACTGAAAAACTGTTTGCCATACTTCAGAATGCAGAGCATACGTGAGCTACATGCATGTCCATTTTGCTGGTTTTAATACCGTGAATCAtgatgatttttgttgttggtgaCTGTTATATTGCAGATATTTGTTGCACTGGTTACCTCAGGgcctgtaacggtgagcggtaaggatgcggacgcatgtgcggaggagcgagatttattgagggcaaatccaaaatcagagtcgttagaacagtccagggtcatagagccgacacggagagtatggggatacatgaataaacaaacacaagagtacacgaaagcaaacgggaatcaggctataacaaaagactagggaaaatTCGTGCTAAGGCTAGGAGAACAAACTttcaaaatatacatacacggatttaaatgcatgaactaaacgaggacaggtgttgaaaatccaACGAtgggaggagaaaacaaaactatgaaacggaactaaacacaagacagggaaaacactgaacatggaacttgggagggactgatcgtgacaggGCCTTCACAGTAAATGCTGGAAACATGTAGATTCATAAGGGAAAATAGTTTATTTGCAGCTATGATTGGCCACCGGAGAGAACAGCATGCGAGGACACACTGTATCATTCTCTGACACTTCATACAGTCCTTGTGGAGGTGTAAAACTTGGGTGAGAAAATGGGCCTCAGATAGTCTAGACAGTTGATGGTGATTCATTAGAAATAAGGTAGTGTCTCTTCT
It encodes the following:
- the selenoh gene encoding selenoprotein H: MASRAKAGRGSKRTVDPVAEPETVTKKYKADERAEDDLGQRVIIEHCKSURVYGRNADTVREALVLARPGLRVLLNPHKPRRNSFEITLVEGGKETVLWTGIKKGPPRKLKFPDPAEVVNALEDALNSK
- the clp1 gene encoding polyribonucleotide 5'-hydroxyl-kinase Clp1 produces the protein MTTEVPEKSGEESLSSGGGVGSAGTRFDLDKETELRFEVEAGERVQLELLSGLAEVFGSELNRNKKYTFGPGSKIAVFTWQGCSLSLMGKTEVAYVSKETPMLLYLNAHAALEQMRRQAERDNERGPRVMVVGPTDVGKTTVCRLLLNYAVRLGRRPTLVELDVGQSSVSVPGTMSALCIERPADVEEGFSVQAPLVFHFGSTTPGTNIKLYNKLTSCLAEVFSQRCEVNRRASVGGCIINTCGWVKGSGYQALVHCASAFQVDVVLVLDQERLYNELKRDLPHFVRVVLLPKSGGVVERSKDCRRETRDEKIREYFYGFRGASFYPHAFDVRFSDVRIYKIGAPSIPDSCLPLGMSQDDTQLKLVPVSPGRDLTHHVLSVSCAEDEGDGPRSRGILESPVCGFIVVTAVDTQAQVMTVLSPAPRPLPRHTLLIMDIRFIDLK
- the zdhhc5b gene encoding palmitoyltransferase ZDHHC5 isoform X3, whose amino-acid sequence is MPAGISMGGALGDPSPSRPFRPSRYVPVSAATTFLVGSTTLFLCFTCPWLAERFSSSIPLYNIVVFLFTLANFCMATFMDPGVFPRAEEDEDKEDDFRAPLYKTVEVRGIQVRMKWCSTCRFYRPPRCSHCSVCDNCVEEFDHHCPWVNNCIGRRNYRYFFLFLLSLTTHIMGVFGFSLVFVLNNTTQLNEVHSGVTMAVMCVAGLFFIPVAGLTGFHIVLVARGRTTNEQVTGKFRGGVNPFTHGCCKNVSHVLCSSQAPRYMGRLRYTQTLQVQPPFLRPPLSETQLAAKVLDNGIQQSKSSLEGMESQSTDAEPPPPPKPEHRYQGLPHTHNEESSLLTEAPPTPSLYKYRQAYSSPEKNHKALTHSTKLYH